A stretch of Eleutherodactylus coqui strain aEleCoq1 chromosome 9, aEleCoq1.hap1, whole genome shotgun sequence DNA encodes these proteins:
- the LOC136578486 gene encoding uncharacterized protein, giving the protein MPEVNEADVTFQGAAPDGGGRGGMLPCFLVGSDRGELLALVKASVTSTTWNRYNKVWKEWLAAAGGIFPTEERARAVTLDVLSAMRKSGSSADAAKKRLSAIAFLLRLHGTRDVTKDFVFGQIIKGWKKDRVTKDGRRPITFELLNAILNVVESVCTDASEAELFRAAFSIAFFAALRIGELVSACKSKPGGLFFSDVVIDKDCIKIGVRRSKTDIYGMGEWIRVGKLGTKWCPVLLVKEFAKRHCGTGPFLCHASGFPLTKYQFTAVMRNSIRMLGLNPLEFGSHSFRIGAATSAFACGMGIEGVKKVGRWKSDAYRSYVRPNLRVL; this is encoded by the exons ATGCCGGAGGTCAACGAGGCGG atgtcacatttcagggagctgcacccgacggcggaggtcgagggggtatgttgccctgctttcttgtgggaagTGATAGAGGAGAGCTGTTAGCTCTCGTTAAAGCGTCAGTAACAAGTACCACATGGAACCGATATAACAAAGTATGGAAAGAATGGTTAGCAGCGGCGGGTGGAATTTTTCCAACAGAAGAAAGAGCAAGGGCGGTGACATTAGATGTCCTGTCCGCGATGCGTAAAAGCGGGTCTTCAGCGGATGCGGCGAAAAAACGACTATCGGCCATAGCATTTTTGTTGCGCTTACACGGGACAAGAGACGTGACGAAGGACTTCGTTTTTGGGCAAATAATAAAAGGGTGGAAGAAGGACAGGGTGACCAAGGACGGCAGGCGCCCTATCACGTTCGAGTTATTAAACGCTATTCTCAACGTGGTGGAGTCGGTCTGCACAGATGCTTCCGAAGCAGAGCTTTTTCGCGCGGCTTTTTCCATCGCCTTTTTTGCCGCATTACGCATCGGGGAGTTAGTATCGGCGTGCAAGTCAAAGCCCGGGGGGCTGTTTTTCTCAGACGTGGTAATTGACAAAGACTGTATTAAGATAGGTGTCAGAAGATCAAAGACAGACATATACGGGATGGGAGAATGGATTAGAGTGGGAAAATTGGGGACAAAGTGGTGCCCGGTGTTACTGGTAAAGGAGTTCGCCAAGAGACACTGTGGGACTGGTCCGTTTTTGTGCCATGCGTCGGGTTTTCCCCTAACTAAATACCAATTTACGGCGGTCATGCGGAATAGCATTAGAATGCTAGGCCTTAACCCCTTGGAATTCGGATCACATTCGTTTAGGATCGGAGCTGCGACGTCCGCTTTTGCGTGTGGCATGGGTATCGAGGGGGTTAAGAAGGTGGGTCGTTGGAAATCAGATGCTTATCGGTCATATGTTCGGCCAAATCTGAGAGTTCTATAA